The Medicago truncatula cultivar Jemalong A17 chromosome 7, MtrunA17r5.0-ANR, whole genome shotgun sequence genome includes the window cttgattatttttaataactgtttttttttttagacccaAGAGCTCTTGGATAAGATGGTTAGAGATCTTTTCTGGCTTAACCTGATGTCCTTGGTTCAAATCCAGCCCTGGGACTGCAGTGGTGTCAAAACTCTTGAGGAAGAGCAGCTTTGCCACCCATTGCGGTCATACCTGCCTCGAAGGATTAGTTTTTTCAGTTGTACGCAGAGATATCCGGTTCACACCCAAAACAACTGCATTTTTAGGAAGTTATAAGCTGTTTCCCATTGAGTGTGATCCATATTGCTGATAGTGAGTAGACGCTCGAGTGTAGTAGGTGTTATCTGGACAGTAGAACTAGGGTCTTTGTTAGGAATTGGGGTATAGAATAGAGGATAATTAGTGTAATTAAGAGTTACTTAATAGAAGTTAGTTAATTACAAAGTTGATAAGTTTGTTAGGTGGTTGTTAAAAGTTGTTATTTTGGTTATTCTTAGAAAGTCTTTAAGTAGTCCTCAATTGGCAGATGGAAAAGATAgctttgaataattaaattttgtgaCTAGATAATTATCTAGCATGACAGGAGAGTGCTCTTTTGAGGTAGCCTTGTGTGCAAGGTTATCATCTTTATTGTATACTTTTTTGTATCTTCTCTTTCAATCTCTCTACACCAATAATAAATCTTCATTTGTTTGCAATCTTTAGTCTAGTTAGACTCCTTCTTTTGATCATTCAGTTTTGTCCAATTTTTTGGAAATTCTTTTGTACACAAAGAAAGGATCCTATCAGTCTTGCATGTGGCTCATAGAGTGCAAGTCTCTATTTGTTGGAATTCGCCACCTTTGAGTTCGGTGAAGATGAACACAGATGGTGCGAGTAGAGGAGAGGTGGGTTGGTTTCTGGTCATGGGGGGATTGATTTGTGGTCTAAATGGTAATTGGATATGTGGTTCATTTCTCTAACTATCTTAGTTATTGTAATGCATTTGTGGCCATCTTTAAAGGTTTGCGAGTAGTGCAAAATAGAAGTTTTATGGTCATAGTGATTTGTGTAGATTCAGAAGTGGTTGTGAGAAGTTTGAGTCGTGGTGACGTTGTGAGGTTGGAGATTGATCCATAAGATTCAGAATCTACTTGCGATGGTTTGGGAGATCAACATATGTGATTCTTATTGCGAGGCTTCTCATTGAGTTGATGCATTTGCTAACATGGGGTGTGATGGTGGTCTTTCTTGGACTCTGCACAAGAATTGTGATGCACAgattagttagttagttaattCTTGGTGATACTATTCTAGTTTCCACTCTTTGTTTAATTCCCTTGTAGTTTTCCTTTGTTTAGGTTTCAGCccttttgttaccaaaaaaaagcATAGCTTGTACCATGAATCTTGAACCTTGAACATTAGTAACATGATAAAAAACTACCACAGCCACCCTGCTATCAGAACCGTAGACACAATTGGTCAAATTTCGTGATTAATTGTTATGTTCTTGTGCGTTcatatatttatctatttaatttaGAGTCGAGTCTAACACTAGTAATACGAGTGTAGGTTATGCTGCATTTACTTTCCGTTGAAACATAGCAAAACAATAAGCTGAGATATTGATCTTCATCAAGTAAAATTAtactccaatatttttttaactgtcAGGCATATTCAGCGATGATTGCTGAGCGCAGAGAAAAGGTTACAGACGGCGTTGAAGACACTTTTGGTCGTAGGAAGAAGCagtaatttcaattttacccaCTCTTCACTTGTGCTCATCTTTCTTTCTGTATGTCACAAATTGTCTCTACttgtattttataatttagtcaaCAGAACAGTAGCTGTTAAGGCCTCTATTCACATTATTTCTGTAAATTAGCTTGGAGATCATATGGTGAAATGCTAGTCTTGACAAATAACACTTCTCTCACACTTTATGTAAAAATGTTGGACTAGAATTTCAAGCAATCAAAAAACACTGCGGTCAACAAATCCATCTGAGAAAGTCAAAATATAAGTTGTTCAATTTTATCTAACAACTGAGATGTGTTGGCAACAACCAACGAGAATTtagattttaattatttgacctTGTCCTATCATACGTGTGTGAGCATGTACATGAACCTGTGATTTGGTTAGAACTTTGAGAATTTTTCCTTGAATTTAGATTTgtgaaaatgaatatttttctgCTATGAGTATGTAGCACTTGTCCAAGTTATCTGACACACAAGCTTTGGCCCCTAGCATATACTCACCGAATAAAAGTTACTATTAAAAGCAAAAATAGTGGGAAGTTAAATTTCAAAGTATAGTAACGTGCAAAAAGGGTTAGAAACAGTCAAAACAATTTATTGCAGAGTCCACCATCATGATTGTTCAGTCTCACGCCTTCAATAGAGTGCAGGGCAAAATCATTCCTTAGCATTTTCATTCTTCCATTGTATTGAGGGAAAATTGATGAAAACTTTTGACAACTCAGCACCCTCCAAAGAAATACaggattttttttagcaattatGATAAGAATTTCATGTTATCTCATTCATGGTAAATCAATCTTATAGTTGGTGTTTACGtcaaagaaaaagtaacatgAAATTTGTTGAGTATGTATGACCCATAGTTAAGAGGACATGGTCAACCGAGCAAAGCGAGAGAAACCTACCCTTGGATCAGACCCAAACGGTTGTTGACACAGACACATTGATTGAACTTCGTTATTCAATCAACTTTGTTCTCAAGACTTGAAACAGATTTAGTTCGGTCAATCTTGAGAACAAAGTtgattgaaacttgaaaatgttCTTTTTGATTGTGAAAGTGAAACTATCAACAAGAATTCAGTCTTGTTCAAAGTCAAATATCATATTACGAATTTTGGTGTgataaatgaaaatagaaaacaaacatTAAAAGCTTGTGCTTAAAGAAGGATTGATATCAGATGCAGCAATTGCAATGGCAGATGATCCAAATGCATGTCTAATAACCAATTTCTGCAGAAgcaaattttagattttataaattCAAAGCAGAATCACTAATGTGCTAAGAGAAAAGGCTTTGCAATTGAATccaagagaagaaaaaatagagaattataaaagaactaaaaatgaaaagtatttGGCAGTTTCATATAATTGATCACATAAATGTTGAAAACTGAGTCTagcaatcaaaatataatttcattacTCAATagtcaataataataataataagattcaACTCTTGTATTTAACTACTCATTTTTCCAAGCATACAAAATGAGAGAAAATCCAAGACCTTGCAACTGAGAATCTCTAAATTGATGAGAATAAGCCCATGTCAAAAGAGAAGGATCTGAAACAGATTGACCTGACCACAACTTCTCAGCTGAAATACAAGTTTGGAACATAAAAACAGCATTTCCCATAGCATTTCCAAAGAGCCAATTATGAACATCCCAAAACACTTCTACTGGAAAACCATCCACCAAAACAGTTTGATTACCGCGAAACTTCCACTTCAACTGCTTCACCTGCATCACTATCTTGCTATCAATTCTAATCACAAGACAAGGTTCATTAGTCCCAACAAGTGTATCACACTCAATTCTCACATCATGAACCTTACCCTTGTCACAAAATTGAGCTTTAGCAGAGTAAAATTTCTTGCCAAAAATGTGTTCTCTCTTTGCAATAAAAATTGCATCAGAATTATTATTACCACTAACATTGTTGTCACTATCAATCTTCTTGCATGCTTCCTTTTTCAGATCTCCTAAAAGTAAAACCATCTTTTTGTTGAACATAACAACTAAATAGTACCCTTCCAATGGTTCTGGCCCAGAACCAAATTTAGCATAACTCAAATCCCAAAGTATAACAACTTTACTAGATTCAACTTCCAAATTCTTACACCCTTTTCTCTTTGAAAACAACCATGGCTTTATATCAACCTTGCATAAGCAACTATTACCCAATTCATCAATTCCCACACTCAAGCCTTGGCCCATCAAATTCTTTGTCCATGAAACTGTAATCAAACATGAACGACCTCTTAATTTACATTGATAGATACAAGTAACCACATTTTGTGGCCCTCTTATACTACTtgaagaggatgaagatgaaTCTGCAACCTGAACACCATTTTCTCCAAAACAAGATGGAAACTCCTTCATGACTGAATTACCAACAGCAAAAAATCTAATTGTGATTTGATGATCTCTTCGATGAATGATTTGTAAGTACCTATGTAAATGTTATTTGAGCATTGAGGTCGTTCTGACTCTGATGAACGTCCCGAACCCAAGTCACCTAAACTTTTTTTACTTAAGCTGATTCAAGGTGAATCCAACAAGAAACCATGGATGAAATTCTTGAATATCAGCTTCAAAAGacttcatttttattcatatggTTGTCTATATTTTCTTTGGAATGAGATgcaagaagaaaaagatatagaaagaaaaaagtgagaTTTGTTATACCTGTCAATTCTATAATAAGATTTCTAAAgtaataaagaaacaaaaaaaaattctattttgaaaatttgttagAAAGAAAAGTTGCTTTTAGCACATGGGGTAGCAAGAAAAGGCTAAGGAATGGATAAAGTCTAGAGAGTAGAAGAAATTTGTATAAGCTAAGCATGAAGCATGGCAATTGGATATGTATTTGTTGCATAAAGATATAAAATGGTATTTGTTTTATACAGAGTTTACCTTGCTGTCTTTGtctctttttttcaattattaaaaaaaataaaataaaaatgatggaagccaaattatgaaaaaattataattatgtaCCTGCTGAGAGCAGACATAGTGGTAAAACTGTTGAAAATAATTGCAATAAGATCattaaatttatgaaaaacgtaggttttaagaaaaaagtttgaTGAACAGAACACCACATGATGTTAGTATGAAACTGGTATAATGGAGTATGAAAAAACAAGGTTAGTAGTTAAAATGATAACAGTTAtacaaatttgaaatgaaatttgtaTGATTTTAACAGTATTAGCTAGCAATGTTAATTTAATCACTAGGACGGTGCAATATACATATTTATGTATAGGGTTAAAACAAATTCCAAGTGCTAGTGAAATCGACTTAATCAAAGCATCTGTGTAAATATATTCCTTGGTTGAACAGATTGCCTCTTGTGAAAGGAAACATGCTGATTTCATCAGCAACAAAAGATCAATTAaaaaacttcttcaaaaaaaaaaaacaattaaaatttcttcttcaaaaaaaaaagaaaataaattaaaatgatatgagaaatttattataattttattcgaAGGTTATCTTGCTGTTGATTTAGCATAAAGTTAATTTAATGAAATTAGCATGTAATATGAGCATTCtataacattttaaattaagtgGATGTTTATCTTTTGAAAAGAAGTCGTAGATAAAtgtgtgttttattttaaattaaatgtatATTTTGAAAGTTTGTGTTATAAagtgtattgaaaattaaaaactttgacacaaaaaaaaaatatttaatttaaaatgtttgtgCATCAGGAACACTTGTTAACAAAACTCTATATTTTATATCTAATAAAGGAGGAAAGAAGTCTGGCCAAATCAAAGATGAAAGTCACAATTAAGGTCTTAACTTAGTGGGGTCCTTCTCATTCGAGACATTAATTGAGAACAAGACATATCCATCTTCAGATTCACGACGGTTCTTGAATCACAGCATGTTAGCCAACCCCCCAAGTGTGGCTTTTTCAATAATTCCCGGGTGGGAATAATTGTGTTTAATACAATCAAAGTTAAATTTGGTCACCGTTATAAGTAACTATCTATTTAATCAATTCTAATAGCTTTTGCCCCTAGAATTTAAACAAACCACTTTTTTTATGTTAGGAAAAAGTAAACAATGGTTGCTTGATCAAGAAACTGATATCACCTTTGAGGAAAAAATTGGTAGAGTGAGTTACATCATATGTATTGACACTTGGCAAATTGAGAAATTGCAGGCTGCTTGACAATCATGTTCAACAATTAATTTCATGACATAATTGATCATCTTTGCTTTAACTAAACGAGGGATTAGGTGCCCTACCAAGGGACATTTAGCTTATAGACAGGCCAACTGCTTGGGACTTTAGGCACTGATTGACTTACCATTATTTTCTTCCTAGTAATAAGTTGAAGGTCATGGACAATAATTTTAGACGTGCTCTCTTGTATTTGatagtttttatatatttattttgaagaacaaatttagtttatgttttgtattatttttgtgTGTAATAAAACATTTAGATGAGTTGGATAATACATGTTTATAAGATTATGATAGGTTTAAAACTCAAAGATGTATTTACATACTAACCAATCAATATGGTTCCGACATCAATGATCAGATTTGAATAGATATTGTAGTGAAGTCTAAATTGCATTCTTCCAAATAAACCAACATTGTTATGTTGGAGATAAATGAGAATGTGTTTGAAAAAGGtaattgaaaatttcaaaaaattaaagttaagaTTTTAgacaatcaaaatatttcaattaaatttcCTCCATTTGTAAATTTTATGGTTTGGATAAAGTAATTAAATTCTTCATATAGGTATCAATTTGCATAATAAGAAACTATtataaggactaatttgatattcACATTGTGCAAAGAGTAAGGAAggaatttcaaaaattattttttcaggtgatatttaaataaatgaaaatgggTGGAAACTTAAGGGTTAGTAGTACTTTCTAACAAAATCAAGAAGTATCTTATAATGGGATGTGAGACAATCAATGTCCCCTGTGTTATATACATGTAGAGTGTCAAATAAGGCCCCGTTTCTAGGAAGAAATATAGTGAAAATATCTTTTCCATTCTTTCTTCAGATTCCGCTATTAAGAGAGATGTCCACTTTTTAAAATATCCCATATACATAGAAAGGAATTGGGGAAGGGGTCAGATTTATCCCGACGGTCTCAAACCTAAAATGTACCTACAAAACTCCTTAGTTATGGCCtctaaaagttatttttttcccACGGTCCACCTTGTAATATTCTTATTTATCAAGTAAGAAACTTTGTGGCCCCAATTGTTTTTAGCCATAGTGTTgagttgtttttcaaataagtattttttttttatataatttttttctgaaaaacaaacttctaattttttttagtatttgtttgaaaaaatctttttgaaaaataaaaaatagagctAGCTTAGCCTACTAGACTTTGAGGGCTGATTTCTTTAGCTTGAGGTCTTTTTGACCCCCACACATGTGAATAGAGGTCAAGTTTTACGAGCGTAAATAAATTGGcaactctatatatatatatatgaaaggaAGTCATGCACTCTCTTACAACGAGGATGAATAGCTCACTTGATTGAGTTAAGTTAAAGGTTGGGGTTTGAAATGCACTCTCTTAAAAACTGGAGACAAACTTGCGAGCTATTCATCAATGAAAAATCCTCAAATGTTAGTGATCATATGGAGAATTGATGAATCATTGATCTTAGATGTTTATATAGAGAGTTTATTGATCTCCAACCAAGTACTACAAAGAGGACAATGTGAGTTATTATTTGATGTGTGATATGCGAGTGTTATTATTCTCTACATTCTCTAATTTTGTCCAATTTTCAAACAATTGATAGAGTGAGTTTTCTCAATCCTTCATAAAAGGTGGATAGAGTTTTACCACTTTGATACTGCGTTGGACCCTATCAATACAATTTCtaagtaccaaaaaaaaaaatctcttgatCGAAAGTATGGAAGGATGACAAACAAATTGGGCTGAGCTACACATTTTTGTAATCTTATTTGAGACTATGAATAAATTATGTTAAGTTGTATTCGTGGATGTAGACAATAAGTGTTGAACCAAATAATTCTTTATGTTCACTATAACTTTTTTCTTAATGGTATACTCACGTGTGTTCTATCTAAGATCTTTGTGCACGTGGGTTAATCTTTGGCAAGTTCGGTTTTCCCCAACGTGTTGGTGATTTAACTTTCTTTAATATCTGATGACTCAACCAAATTACTATAGTTAAGttgaataaattgttttcatttgtATCATCAAGTTGTAAATTGTACATAGACAAAACTCTTGCATGGTAGATATTGAGCATAGCGTATGTATTTATGTCTCGTTTATAAGGATAGCTACAAAAGAAATTGGAATCAGTCCAGTCCAGGGGCTAAGTTAGGACTAAGAAGTCAATAGAGGATGCAAATAAGtatacataatattaattagccAAAAGAGTAGAGACAGAGTGTCCCACGggcaaataaatattaatttgcaTAGATCCCACTCTAGACGTGCCACACAACTACATGAATCTGATTCCCAGGCCAATATTGCACTCACATTGTAGTGTGAAAGGTAAGTTACAAGTCATATTGAATTATTGATAAGGCATGAGAGTGAGACAGCAATCAATACCCACCTTTGAATGATAATTAATGGTCACGAAACAAAAATAGTCATGCTAATCAGTGTTCTTGAAACAAACTGATTAAGAATACCAAAATAAATGAAgttattactaaaaaaataaaacttctttaactttttatagattaattatacaattttcaatacaataactactatataattttctttattagtATCCTTAACTAGAACCTCGGAGACACCGatcaaaattttctaaaaataattaatacttcTAAATGAATAAGAAGAATCACTCAATAGGACCCTATAGCTTAGGACCCATCTAAATTCAAAATTGGGTGTGTTCCAGTTTGAGATCCTATAGAGAGGTTACCTTTCCAAATGAATCAGCAATATGTGACATCCATGTGTTAAACAGCAGTTATGTACAGTTACACTTTAGGTAAAAGATTTGAATAACGAATCAACAAAAATAGAAGTGGTGTGGAATGATTAAAGGAGATGCAATAATGGTAAACACTATAAGACAAAACATTGCTTTGAAATTGAGGTTAATTATATTCCTCATGCTGTGCTAATAGTGAAAAAGGTTTGGAATTTTGCTTTGCTATCTGGCCCCTACCTTCATGGTAATATAAGAGCATCTACATACTTACAATCAATtactcttaacaacaacaatgatgGATTTTATGCGATCTGTTTGATTCCATGAATTTGAGAATTGATATTGATGTTGAGATATTTGATCAAGTGTTAGCTTCAGTCCCCCCATGCGGTGAAAAGTTACAAGTCATTCAGTCACTTGTCAAAACAAATTGAAGGgatataataaataatcatgtcATGTTAGAGGAGAAGTTTGAGATTGTCTTAGTGTTTGGTGAAAGAGCTATGATATTTGAACAGCTATTTGATACAATTTATTTGACAATCTttcttttatctatttttattggtcaaaaacaatgaaaagagaaaaagaaagagagagtaaaaatagaatgtgagtatgagagagaaagttgtctaaaaattatcacaaagtggttgtacaaatatcatttctcttgttGAAATAGTGTGTTAAAAGAGTGAAGTGATAAGAATGTCGacagattttttctaaaaaaatgtcTAGAGATTTACTATAACATCTTTTTGTGGTGAGATTTACTATAACATCAACAATTCTAAcactccctaaaaaaaaacaatactaacacaattcaaaaaaataaagaaatattagaggatgttgaaatattttattatttatttatatttcaatattattatgTGAACAAATatctttataattattatattagttatttataaattaataaggctatttaaaattttaattagataattaattaaatattttgattaattaatatgAGTAGATGCATATATTTCCTCTGTTAGTTGCAATTTGTATGATGCTCCAAAAAATGGTCCAGGGTTCCATctaattttacaaaaattgtgattttgacccctattaaaaatacaaatttccCCCTTTTGCAATACTTCCGTCCATATGCAGTGTCACTGTGTATCCCATCAAGGTCGCACATGTGCAACAGTGGACAATATGATGCTTTGATATgaacatatatatgtttagaGTATACATTACATGATAGGGAAACTTGAATGCATAATAATACAAGCAACCTAGTACACCTAAAATGGCTTCCATTGGACACACTCTATAAAGCCTTATGCGACGCGGCAGTAAAAGGCTACATAATACCTTTACTACAAGCATGAGTCTGTTGTTAAAGAATGAATGGTGTGTGCATCGCTACATCCTCCGCGGGCAAACTTTTATGCATTCGTTATAAATATCTTACTGTACGTAGCATAGCAGTTGCGTCCAATTTTGGTAACTTTCCTTTCTATGTTGTTGTTCACACTAGTTGCTTGCTAACTCATAAAATTAGGTTGTGTATATGGTCGTCACTTCAAATTTATTTCTTGAAACCTCAAAACCCTAAATGTGATTTCTACTTTAAatccatttttcaaattttaatgatcaaattcatatttaaaatattaatcgaTGATACTCTAAATTCTCTTACGATTTGgtcattaaatattttaatgtaaaaaattaaatttagtacATATGTACAATGATGACATCAAATCTTTTTTGGTTCGATATAAATATACAAGTGCAATCTCATCATCCTCATGCTCCTCTGATTAGTCAGATTGTCCAACTGCAACATCGAGATTGGATTGTTAATTTTCATCATACCCTCCGTCAAGGCAACGAGTGTGCGGATTGACTTGCTAAGCATGATGCTTCTTCTTCAGATGCTCCAAAGTTTTGGATTGTTTGCTCTCCTCAACTGCATCATTCCCATCTGGATGATGCTCTTGAAGTTGCTGCTCGCttgaagtttgattttttttttttcatttcttcttgataaaaaaaaaacatcatagtCTGGCTATGATTTACCAAAAATAATTGATGACTATGATAAATCTCTTTTGGTTTGGTCATCACACTACTTCACTTCTATTTAATGATAgcatctctaaaatatttctcattaaatttaattttattaatgaatcaatttaattattagtCGTGAAAGGTAATTtgtgcaatatttttatttttattctcttaacaaatgttttttttttttggccggaatttgaaccccggaccttacatatttttattcattatccataccaactgagttaagctcacgaggactctTAACAAATGTTTTAAGAACACTTTTAGTATTTCCCTTTAAAATTATTAACTTGTTACTTGTCTCTATTTCGTGTATGTTGATTAAAAAGGATTCATGTGTGCTAATTATGAtgtttattaattgatgaaatagaaaagaagaaatggtcctgtgagcatagctcatttgataggacaatgcattattatatgcaggagttggggttcgaacctcggacattccacttattcatcttataaggtgaatcctagccactaggctacctgacccaaaaaaaagaagaagaaatgtgtatccctcaaaagaaaaagaaaaaagtgtcgTCGACTCCTTAATGCCATTGAATCGGTAAGTTCATAATTAAGATGATTAGTAATTTGTCATATATTTAGGTACATTGATAATATTTATTCAACTACTCTTGtatcatttcttcttcaaaaaaaaaaaaaactactcttgTATCATATATTAAGAGAACAAACAAATTTAGTGGCTAAAAAATTTGACCATCGATCACATGTTAAGAGAACCTAAAAATTTCATGGATGGACGACCCTCTTTCATATAGACCCCTAAAGTAGAAAGCCTTCTAAATTTAAAACTGTCCCCGATCCACAAGCTTTATTTGTTCAAATAttctgtctaaaaaaaaaacatgtgaggaaaaaaaatcaaagaaattccaggttattttttttctcaaaaaaggATAAACTGAAAATTTGTTTATGCTGATaaaatatttcctaaaaaaacaagaaattttatttagttcccaaaaaaaaatcaattttttaaaaatcctttattctaaaatttggaaaataggaACAAATAAGTGGGCCTATCCAACAATAAAACAACGTAAAACGGGGCTGAGGACTTAATAGAGACCCAATAAACGTCGCTTTTTACACCTCCAATCGTAGCTTAAGGCTTCTCCCCTATATCCAATTAATTGTGGATGTTGATGATGCTCATGCGAATATTTATGGTGAATTTGCATGAGATTATATAAGATGAATTTGTTTGGATTATGAAATTAGAATGGAACATGTTATGTATGAATGTTTAAAAGTTGAAGTTTAtaggtaattaaaaaaatatttttctttgtacaaaaaaattaattaaaaaatctaaataccCGTGGATTATCCGTATAGAGATACCCGCACGAGTTTGGAGACGGGTACGGGTACCATATTTATCCAACGGGGCGGGGACGGATATCATACTACCCGTACCCATGGTTACCCATTGACATCCCTAGTATAGTGTTATAGGTATTTATCTCAATGATAATGATCGATGTTATTATTCTATTACTTATGTATggttaattttttgtataaatatttattatatataatctcGCCCTCATAAGTTAAAATTTATGGATCCATCACTAattatctcttataaatagaattAGAGGGAGTGTCATTTGAAGAGATCCACTCACCAAATGCGTAGAAATCAACctctcaataaataaataaaaacatgaaaatcaaGTAGGTATAAAACTGTAAACAAGAATTTCTCTTtacaaataaaatagtaaacaaCCCTTGTGCTTCACACATAAGtttcttttattaataatgTAAGTAAAGATGGTTTCAAAGCGTGTGAATTTCCAAAATATCTTTTGCAAGGAGTATTTTGTTTATACACACATGTGTTTAGCTGCTTAAATAAGATAGAAAACGTGTGACAAAGACATAGCACCGAGAGTGGCCATGTTTTTCTTGcatgattgaatttaaaaataaatttggtaagATACATGAGAAGCATCACTATTCAAGTGTGTAAGTTCCAACTTCCAAGCAATCTCTCTTTATAAACATTTCTCATTCTTGTCCAATTTTTCACCAACTACTATGAGCCAAAAGTAGTAGTACTTCACCA containing:
- the LOC25499131 gene encoding uncharacterized protein → MKEFPSCFGENGVQVADSSSSSSSSIRGPQNVVTCIYQCKLRGRSCLITVSWTKNLMGQGLSVGIDELGNSCLCKVDIKPWLFSKRKGCKNLEVESSKVVILWDLSYAKFGSGPEPLEGYYLVVMFNKKMVLLLGDLKKEACKKIDSDNNVSGNNNSDAIFIAKREHIFGKKFYSAKAQFCDKGKVHDVRIECDTLVGTNEPCLVIRIDSKIVMQVKQLKWKFRGNQTVLVDGFPVEVFWDVHNWLFGNAMGNAVFMFQTCISAEKLWSGQSVSDPSLLTWAYSHQFRDSQLQGLGFSLILYAWKNE